Proteins from one Thermobifida alba genomic window:
- a CDS encoding DUF4350 domain-containing protein, whose product MTTAPSSAFSAGPRELWRRARGPLAFLLVAVGIATVLAWGAQPTPSGELDPEAVTPEGSRALAQLLRERGAEVTVARTTDEAAGAAGPDTVLLVVHSDELLPEDVERVTALPGDLLLVRPSRELLDAAAPGVEPAGSPGFAEPLAPRCPLRAATLAGSAELGEELYEGGSVACYPAEEGHALVRVDAGGRTVTVLGSRTPLRNDSLGSEGNAALLLNLLAGRDVVWFVPDPAAAQSPAPQSLLHPGFVRSLPVLLAAFALLAFWQGRRLGPLVAERLPVVVRASETTEGRARLYASRRARDRAAAALRSGLVDRLRPGLGLGPDAAPDAVVAAVSARCARSPQQVRALLYGGPTDADPFVHDDAGLVRLADELDRLEREVRQS is encoded by the coding sequence ATGACCACCGCCCCCTCCTCCGCGTTCTCCGCGGGCCCCCGCGAACTGTGGCGGCGGGCGCGCGGACCGCTCGCGTTCCTCCTCGTCGCCGTGGGAATCGCCACGGTCCTGGCATGGGGCGCCCAGCCGACGCCCTCGGGCGAGCTCGACCCCGAGGCCGTCACCCCCGAGGGCTCCCGCGCCCTGGCGCAACTTCTGCGGGAGCGCGGCGCCGAGGTCACGGTCGCCCGCACCACCGACGAGGCAGCCGGCGCGGCCGGACCGGACACGGTGCTGCTGGTCGTGCACAGCGACGAACTGCTGCCCGAGGACGTCGAGCGGGTCACCGCACTGCCCGGCGACCTGCTGCTGGTGAGGCCCTCCCGGGAGCTGCTCGACGCGGCCGCGCCCGGGGTGGAGCCGGCCGGGTCGCCCGGCTTCGCGGAGCCGCTCGCCCCCCGCTGCCCGCTGCGGGCCGCCACCCTGGCCGGAAGCGCCGAACTCGGTGAGGAGCTGTACGAGGGCGGCTCGGTCGCCTGCTACCCGGCCGAGGAGGGCCACGCCCTGGTCCGGGTGGACGCGGGGGGACGCACCGTCACGGTGCTGGGCTCCCGGACCCCGCTGCGCAACGACTCCCTCGGGTCGGAGGGCAACGCCGCGCTGCTGTTGAACCTGCTCGCCGGACGGGACGTGGTGTGGTTCGTCCCCGACCCCGCGGCCGCGCAGTCCCCCGCGCCGCAGAGCCTGCTGCACCCGGGCTTCGTCCGGTCCCTGCCCGTGCTGTTGGCCGCGTTCGCGCTGCTGGCGTTCTGGCAGGGCCGGCGGCTGGGCCCCCTGGTGGCCGAACGGCTGCCGGTGGTGGTGCGCGCCTCGGAGACCACGGAGGGACGGGCCCGGCTGTACGCGTCCCGACGCGCCCGGGACCGCGCCGCGGCCGCGCTGCGGTCCGGCCTGGTCGACCGGCTCCGTCCCGGTCTGGGGCTCGGCCCCGACGCCGCCCCCGACGCGGTCGTGGCGGCCGTCTCCGCACGCTGCGCGCGCTCCCCCCAGCAGGTGCGTGCCCTGCTGTACGGCGGACCGACCGACGCCGACCCCTTCGTCCACGACGACGCGGGACTGGTCCGGCTCGCCGACGAACTCGATCGACTCGAAAGAGAGGTAAGGCAGTCGTGA
- a CDS encoding LpqB family beta-propeller domain-containing protein, with product MIGRPSRILAAAGTACLAAMLSGCATVPTGGPTFEGRGGEVPGQVDTFTRLLPAGPQPGWGENALVRGFLKDMGSFEENHEAARLYMTEERSEDWRPSDRVLVYEEMDAVRFDVETVEEERTARVRVRTRLYATIRPDGQYVAADQGETIDVVFDLAKVEGEWRIANLPDDILLSRQDVDRVYRPLNLYYFNQDMSRLVPDPVFLPVRSAVDITEQLARRLVAMLVEGPTDWLAPAVRTSFPEGTTATVDHSSGSLVVDLDTPAPDDDPRWRFKMGAQLVWTLKQLPEIQQFTLRIGGEEVELPGVEDGVLQASNQEWNAVNPAGMPGSPRAYFMRDGQLWSLDVDQQEKLVPGAPGQGHVLLEEHAVSLDEKRVAGIAPDDGSVRVAPITEGGGYTTVLDGGDYTSLSWDGYGNLWVLEDLSDEVARAQQEEDLADDTEPGGTASEGSGRSDAAPAGGSRLTRLWLLADGADPVEVHAPELAGTPVAQLRVSRDGTRVAVLTGTAEAGRVLVGRVVYGESSVSLQAFLPLAGDLTTVTALSWRGADQLAVLGQRDRGAVQAYLVSLNGSGESTSAGAVTGADMKTITAAPGMPLLAGTEEDTISSSSDRLMWQRAVDGTKPVYPG from the coding sequence GTGATCGGACGGCCGAGCCGGATCCTCGCCGCGGCCGGGACGGCCTGTCTCGCGGCGATGCTGTCGGGATGCGCCACCGTGCCCACCGGGGGCCCCACCTTCGAGGGCCGGGGCGGCGAGGTTCCGGGCCAGGTGGACACCTTCACCCGGCTGCTGCCCGCCGGACCGCAGCCGGGCTGGGGGGAGAACGCGCTGGTGCGCGGTTTCCTCAAGGACATGGGCAGTTTCGAGGAGAACCACGAGGCGGCCCGGCTGTACATGACCGAGGAGCGCAGCGAGGACTGGCGGCCCAGCGACCGGGTGCTCGTCTACGAGGAGATGGACGCCGTCCGCTTCGACGTGGAGACGGTCGAGGAGGAGCGGACCGCCCGGGTGCGGGTCCGCACCCGGCTGTACGCCACCATCCGCCCGGACGGCCAGTACGTGGCGGCCGACCAGGGCGAGACGATCGACGTGGTCTTCGACCTGGCCAAGGTCGAGGGCGAGTGGCGGATCGCGAACCTGCCGGACGACATCCTGCTGAGCCGCCAGGACGTCGACCGGGTGTACCGCCCGCTCAACCTGTACTACTTCAACCAGGACATGAGCAGGCTCGTGCCGGACCCGGTCTTCCTGCCGGTGCGCTCCGCGGTGGACATCACCGAACAGCTCGCCCGGCGCCTGGTCGCGATGCTGGTGGAGGGCCCCACCGACTGGCTGGCGCCCGCGGTGCGCACGTCCTTCCCCGAGGGGACCACCGCCACCGTGGACCACTCCTCGGGCAGCCTCGTCGTGGACCTGGACACCCCGGCCCCGGACGACGACCCCAGGTGGCGCTTCAAGATGGGCGCCCAGCTCGTGTGGACCCTCAAGCAGCTTCCCGAGATCCAGCAGTTCACCCTGCGCATCGGCGGCGAGGAGGTAGAGCTGCCCGGGGTCGAGGACGGCGTGCTCCAGGCCAGCAACCAGGAGTGGAACGCGGTCAACCCGGCCGGGATGCCCGGGTCGCCGCGCGCCTACTTCATGCGGGACGGCCAACTGTGGTCGCTCGACGTCGACCAGCAGGAGAAGCTGGTCCCGGGCGCACCGGGACAGGGGCACGTCCTGCTGGAGGAGCACGCGGTCTCCCTCGACGAGAAGCGGGTGGCGGGCATCGCGCCGGACGACGGCTCGGTCCGGGTGGCCCCCATCACCGAGGGGGGCGGCTACACCACCGTGCTCGACGGCGGCGACTACACCTCGCTGTCCTGGGACGGCTACGGCAACCTGTGGGTCCTGGAGGACCTGTCCGACGAGGTGGCCCGCGCCCAGCAGGAGGAGGACCTCGCCGACGACACCGAGCCCGGCGGCACCGCCTCGGAGGGCTCCGGGCGGTCCGACGCGGCCCCGGCCGGGGGGAGCCGGCTGACCCGGCTGTGGCTGCTGGCCGACGGCGCCGACCCGGTCGAGGTGCACGCGCCGGAGCTGGCCGGGACCCCGGTCGCCCAGCTGCGGGTCTCCCGGGACGGCACCCGGGTGGCGGTCCTGACCGGGACCGCCGAGGCCGGCCGGGTCCTGGTGGGCCGGGTGGTGTACGGCGAGTCGTCGGTGTCCCTGCAGGCCTTCCTTCCCCTGGCCGGGGACCTGACCACCGTCACCGCCCTGTCCTGGCGCGGCGCCGACCAGTTGGCGGTGCTGGGGCAGCGGGACCGCGGCGCGGTCCAGGCCTACCTGGTCTCGCTCAACGGCAGCGGGGAGTCCACCAGCGCGGGCGCGGTGACGGGCGCCGACATGAAGACCATCACCGCGGCCCCGGGCATGCCCCTGCTGGCGGGCACGGAGGAGGACACCATCTCCTCCTCCAGCGACCGCCTCATGTGGCAGCGTGCGGTCGACGGCACCAAGCCGGTCTACCCGGGGTGA
- the mtrB gene encoding MtrAB system histidine kinase MtrB codes for MTDSVHDANAAAPAPGGEAAFTRWQRTGAALRAGYLVTQRLARALVTAVHSRWRRSLQLRVVTTTLLVSVLVTAVLGFFMVQQVRSDLLKAKEQAAFGDHYIGLTAALGILQDSGQQDPERHLDEIVEELSARSGSTGLYDVVILPSVGGMTGRASGGVAEASVPAQLREEVQGSEGDTQHGRYTEIIRGPDREPGLAVGAQLSSAYELYYLFPLDHEQQMLDLVQRTLVLVASVMVLLLAAIAYVVTRQVVTPVRQAASSAEKLSSGDLSERMRVRGEDDLARLAVSFNDMAGSLQEKIQELEELSKVQRQFVSDVSHELRTPLTTIRMAGDLLFEERDGFDPTVRRSVELLQSQLERFEELLTDLLEISRHDAGAATLAVERSDIRDAVLKAVSEAEQIAEKRGIKVVLRLPAEPCTAQFDARRINRILRNLIVNAIEHSEGKDVVVTAAADRDAVAVAVRDYGVGLKEGEEHLCFDRFWRADPARARTTGGTGLGLAIAKEDAQLHGGWLQAWGRPGKGSQFRLSLPRVSGTELRGSPLPLVPPEVALGGALSVFSGQQVDLESVRGTGAGEEA; via the coding sequence GTGACGGACAGCGTCCACGATGCGAACGCGGCTGCCCCCGCCCCGGGCGGGGAGGCCGCGTTCACGCGATGGCAGCGGACGGGCGCCGCGCTGCGTGCCGGATACCTGGTGACCCAGCGGCTGGCGCGCGCCCTCGTCACCGCCGTGCACTCGCGGTGGCGGCGCTCCCTGCAGCTGCGCGTGGTCACCACCACCCTTCTGGTCTCGGTACTGGTCACCGCGGTCCTGGGCTTCTTCATGGTGCAGCAGGTCCGTTCCGACCTGCTCAAGGCCAAGGAGCAGGCCGCGTTCGGCGACCACTACATCGGTCTGACCGCGGCCCTGGGCATCCTGCAGGACAGCGGCCAGCAGGACCCCGAGCGCCACCTCGACGAGATCGTCGAGGAGCTCAGCGCGCGCAGCGGCTCCACCGGACTGTACGACGTCGTGATCCTGCCGTCGGTGGGCGGGATGACCGGCCGCGCCAGCGGCGGTGTCGCCGAGGCGAGCGTGCCCGCGCAACTGCGCGAGGAGGTGCAGGGCAGCGAGGGCGACACCCAGCACGGCCGCTACACCGAGATCATCCGCGGTCCCGACCGCGAGCCCGGGCTGGCCGTGGGCGCCCAGCTGTCCAGCGCCTACGAGCTGTACTACCTGTTCCCCCTCGACCACGAACAGCAGATGCTCGACCTGGTGCAGCGCACCCTGGTCCTGGTCGCCTCGGTCATGGTCCTGCTGCTGGCCGCCATCGCCTACGTGGTCACCCGGCAGGTGGTCACCCCGGTGCGGCAGGCCGCCAGTTCGGCCGAGAAGCTGTCCTCCGGAGACCTGTCGGAGCGGATGCGGGTCCGCGGCGAGGACGACCTGGCCCGCCTGGCGGTGTCCTTCAACGACATGGCGGGCAGCCTCCAGGAGAAGATCCAGGAGCTGGAGGAGCTGTCCAAGGTCCAGCGCCAGTTCGTCTCCGACGTCTCCCACGAGCTGCGCACCCCGCTGACGACCATCCGCATGGCGGGGGACCTGCTGTTCGAGGAGCGGGACGGCTTCGACCCGACGGTGCGGCGCTCGGTGGAGCTGCTGCAGAGCCAGCTGGAGCGCTTCGAGGAGCTGCTCACCGACCTGCTGGAGATCAGCAGGCACGACGCCGGCGCCGCCACGCTGGCGGTGGAGCGCTCCGACATCCGCGACGCGGTCCTCAAGGCCGTCAGCGAGGCCGAGCAGATCGCAGAGAAGCGCGGGATCAAGGTGGTGCTGCGGCTGCCCGCGGAGCCGTGCACCGCCCAGTTCGACGCCCGCCGCATCAACCGCATCCTGCGCAACCTCATCGTCAACGCCATCGAGCACAGCGAGGGCAAGGACGTCGTCGTGACCGCGGCCGCGGACCGGGACGCGGTGGCGGTGGCGGTCCGCGACTACGGGGTCGGACTCAAGGAGGGCGAGGAGCACCTGTGCTTCGACCGCTTCTGGCGCGCCGACCCGGCCCGCGCCCGGACCACGGGCGGAACCGGGCTGGGGCTGGCCATCGCCAAGGAGGACGCGCAACTGCACGGAGGCTGGCTCCAGGCGTGGGGGAGACCGGGCAAGGGGTCGCAGTTCCGGCTGTCGCTGCCGAGGGTGTCCGGCACCGAGTTGCGCGGCTCCCCGCTGCCGCTGGTGCCGCCGGAGGTGGCGCTGGGGGGAGCACTGTCGGTGTTCAGCGGCCAGCAGGTGGATCTGGAGAGCGTGCGCGGCACGGGCGCGGGGGAGGAAGCGTGA
- a CDS encoding RDD family protein, whose protein sequence is MTVSHSAGHGGPAFLVTGDAVALDLRPAGFANRAVALFIDFLVQLVSLVAVSLTVALLTDGNLDGALPVAVELTLVVLIVVGYPVAFETLSRGRSLGKLALGLRVVGVDGSPVRFRQSLARALSGIVEFWLTSGLVALTSSLLNRQGRRVGDFLAGTLVVQERTGHRPAAVVEMPPPMTGWARVAELSRLPADVATTVHQYLTRYTAFDARTRYEMGLWLADAVSRYVAPPPPPQASPPEFLAAVLAERRRREEERLARLQAPHQD, encoded by the coding sequence ATGACGGTGTCGCACAGTGCAGGGCACGGTGGACCGGCCTTCCTGGTGACGGGTGACGCGGTCGCCCTCGACCTGCGCCCCGCCGGGTTCGCCAACCGCGCGGTGGCTCTCTTCATCGACTTCCTCGTCCAGCTCGTCTCCCTGGTCGCGGTGTCCCTGACCGTCGCGCTGCTGACCGACGGGAACCTGGACGGGGCGCTGCCCGTGGCCGTCGAGCTGACGCTCGTCGTGCTGATCGTCGTCGGCTATCCGGTGGCATTCGAGACCCTCAGCCGGGGCCGCAGCCTCGGCAAGCTCGCCCTGGGGCTGCGGGTGGTCGGCGTCGACGGGTCGCCGGTGCGGTTCCGGCAGTCGCTGGCCCGGGCGCTGTCCGGGATCGTGGAGTTCTGGCTGACCAGCGGTCTGGTCGCGTTGACCAGTTCACTGCTGAACCGGCAGGGCCGCCGGGTCGGCGACTTCCTGGCGGGCACGCTCGTGGTGCAGGAGCGCACCGGTCACCGCCCCGCCGCGGTCGTGGAGATGCCGCCGCCCATGACGGGCTGGGCCCGCGTGGCCGAACTGTCCCGGCTGCCCGCCGACGTCGCCACGACGGTCCACCAGTACCTGACGCGCTACACCGCCTTCGACGCCCGGACCCGCTACGAGATGGGCCTCTGGCTGGCCGACGCCGTCTCCCGGTACGTGGCCCCGCCGCCGCCCCCGCAGGCCAGTCCGCCCGAGTTCCTGGCCGCGGTGCTGGCCGAACGCCGTCGGCGCGAGGAGGAGCGGCTCGCCCGGCTCCAGGCTCCCCACCAGGACTGA
- a CDS encoding stage II sporulation protein M, whose product MDLDLFITERRPSWERLRTLVRRHRRLTGEEVDELVELYQRVATDLSVLRSAGHDPALAGWLSGLVARARAVITGAHAGSWRDLGRFFTRSFPAALYRLRWWWLTATAVNVLVAFAVGLWIAANPEVQAAVGTPEEIRAYVEHDFANYYVEHPGASFAALVWTNNAWVAAQSIVFGAFLCLPAVYVLLLNSVNLGVAGGLMAAHGKTDVFFGLILPHGLLELTAVFVAGGVGIRVGWAFLAPGHRTRAQALGQEARAAMGVALGLVVVLFVSGLIEGFVTGWVHVTWLRIGIGVVAEALFLLYVFTLGRRAAREGETGDIADAPQTVAVAG is encoded by the coding sequence GTGGATCTCGACCTCTTCATCACCGAGCGCCGTCCCTCCTGGGAGAGGCTGCGGACACTGGTGCGCCGCCACCGCCGCCTCACCGGGGAGGAGGTCGACGAACTGGTCGAGCTGTACCAGCGCGTCGCCACCGACCTGTCGGTGCTGCGCTCGGCGGGCCACGACCCGGCCCTGGCCGGGTGGCTGTCGGGCCTGGTGGCGCGTGCCCGCGCAGTCATCACCGGCGCCCACGCGGGATCCTGGCGCGACCTCGGCCGGTTCTTCACCCGCTCCTTCCCCGCCGCCCTGTACCGGCTGCGCTGGTGGTGGCTGACGGCCACGGCGGTCAACGTGCTGGTGGCCTTCGCCGTGGGCCTCTGGATCGCCGCCAACCCCGAGGTGCAGGCGGCCGTGGGCACCCCCGAGGAGATCAGGGCCTACGTCGAACACGACTTCGCCAACTACTACGTGGAGCACCCGGGCGCGTCGTTCGCGGCCCTGGTGTGGACCAACAACGCCTGGGTGGCGGCGCAGTCCATCGTCTTCGGCGCGTTCCTGTGCCTGCCCGCCGTCTACGTCCTGCTGCTCAACTCCGTCAACCTGGGGGTGGCGGGCGGGCTGATGGCCGCCCACGGCAAGACCGACGTCTTCTTCGGGCTGATCCTGCCGCACGGCCTGCTGGAGCTGACCGCGGTGTTCGTCGCGGGCGGGGTCGGCATCCGGGTCGGCTGGGCCTTCCTCGCCCCCGGCCACCGCACCCGCGCCCAGGCCCTGGGCCAGGAGGCGCGGGCCGCGATGGGCGTGGCCCTGGGCCTGGTGGTGGTGCTGTTCGTCTCCGGCCTCATCGAGGGCTTCGTGACCGGCTGGGTCCACGTCACCTGGCTGCGCATCGGCATCGGCGTGGTCGCCGAGGCCCTGTTCCTGCTCTACGTGTTCACCCTGGGGCGCCGGGCCGCCCGCGAGGGCGAGACCGGCGACATCGCCGACGCCCCGCAGACGGTCGCGGTGGCGGGGTGA
- a CDS encoding DUF58 domain-containing protein yields the protein MAVTGRAVFLAFVGVAVAFVAAPAGAWVPWAVLGLLLAALLTDLALAANSRAVRLEHGGDTSVRLGERAEVWLSVANPGRRTLRATVRDAWRPSAGAAPRAHDLVLPAGGRRLVRTTLTPSRRGDQHSAHVTVRSHGPLRLAARQSSHTVPWTVRVLPPFRSRRHLPGKLAKLQELEGQHRAMIRGRGSEFDSLREYVPGDDVRSIDWRATARRETVVVRTWRPERDRRILLVLDTSRTSAGRVDDLPRLEHSMDAALLLTALAAKAGDRVDFLAYDRRVRARVRSEGRGSTLPAIVSAMAPLEPELVEVDAAGMVSAILAGQRRSRQLVVLLTDLNAAALEAGLLPRLASLTARHLVLVAAVADPHVARLAAERGDAQSVYRAAAAQRTIVERRRVTAELRRRGVEVVEAAAGDLAPALADAYIALKAQGRL from the coding sequence ATGGCTGTCACCGGTCGCGCGGTGTTCCTGGCGTTCGTCGGGGTGGCGGTGGCGTTCGTCGCCGCGCCCGCGGGAGCCTGGGTGCCCTGGGCGGTCCTGGGCCTGCTGCTGGCGGCCCTGCTGACGGATCTCGCGTTGGCCGCGAACTCCCGGGCGGTGCGTCTGGAGCACGGCGGTGACACCTCGGTGCGGCTGGGTGAGCGTGCCGAGGTGTGGCTGTCGGTGGCCAACCCGGGACGGCGTACGCTGCGCGCCACGGTGCGCGACGCCTGGCGGCCCTCCGCCGGGGCCGCGCCGCGCGCCCACGACCTGGTGCTCCCCGCCGGGGGGCGGCGGCTGGTGCGGACGACGCTGACGCCGAGCAGGCGCGGCGACCAGCACAGCGCGCACGTCACGGTGCGCTCCCACGGGCCGCTGCGGCTGGCGGCGCGCCAGTCCTCGCACACGGTGCCGTGGACCGTCCGGGTCCTCCCGCCGTTTCGCAGCCGGCGGCACCTGCCGGGCAAGCTGGCGAAGCTGCAGGAGCTGGAGGGGCAGCACCGCGCGATGATCCGGGGCCGGGGCAGCGAGTTCGACTCGCTGCGCGAGTACGTGCCCGGCGACGACGTGCGCTCCATCGACTGGCGGGCCACCGCGCGCCGGGAGACGGTCGTGGTGCGCACCTGGCGGCCGGAACGGGACCGCCGCATCCTGCTGGTGCTGGACACCAGCCGCACCTCGGCCGGGCGGGTGGACGACCTGCCCCGGCTGGAGCACTCGATGGACGCGGCGCTGCTGCTGACCGCGCTGGCCGCGAAGGCCGGGGACCGGGTGGACTTCCTCGCCTACGACCGGCGGGTGCGTGCCCGGGTGCGGTCGGAGGGGCGCGGCAGCACCCTGCCCGCGATCGTCTCGGCGATGGCGCCGCTGGAACCGGAACTGGTGGAGGTGGACGCCGCCGGGATGGTCTCGGCGATCCTGGCCGGCCAGCGCCGCAGCCGCCAGCTGGTGGTGCTGCTCACCGACCTCAACGCCGCCGCGCTGGAGGCGGGCCTGCTGCCCCGGCTGGCCTCGTTGACCGCCCGCCACCTGGTGCTCGTGGCGGCCGTGGCCGATCCGCACGTCGCCCGGCTGGCCGCGGAGCGCGGAGACGCCCAGTCCGTGTACCGTGCCGCCGCCGCGCAGCGCACCATCGTGGAGCGCCGCCGCGTCACCGCAGAGCTGCGCCGCCGCGGCGTGGAGGTCGTCGAGGCCGCCGCGGGGGACCTCGCCCCGGCTCTGGCCGACGCCTACATCGCGTTGAAGGCCCAGGGCCGGCTGTGA
- a CDS encoding AAA family ATPase, whose amino-acid sequence MSDVLPGPEPSADAARQALIALRSEVAKAVVGQEETVTGLVIALLCRGHVLLEGVPGVAKTLLVRAVSAALSLDHRRVQFTPDLMPGDVTGSMVYDARTAKFEFREGPVFTNLLLADEINRTPPKTQAALLEAMEERQVSMDGRTMALPDPFVVAATQNPVEYEGTYPLPEAQLDRFLVKLIVPLPERAQEVEMLSRHAAGFDPGDLTAAGVRAVAGAPELKAAREAVQTVHVAPQVLGYIVDLCRATRMSPSLLLGASPRGATALLRTSRAWAWLSGRDYVTPDDVKALAKATLRHRVALRAEAELEGATTDGVLDGVLASVPVPR is encoded by the coding sequence GTGAGCGACGTCCTCCCGGGGCCCGAGCCGTCCGCAGACGCGGCGCGACAGGCCCTGATCGCGCTGCGTTCCGAGGTCGCCAAAGCCGTGGTGGGCCAGGAGGAGACGGTGACCGGACTGGTCATCGCGCTGCTGTGCCGCGGTCACGTGCTGCTGGAGGGTGTGCCGGGGGTGGCCAAGACCCTGCTGGTCCGGGCGGTCTCCGCCGCGCTGTCCCTGGACCACCGGCGCGTCCAGTTCACCCCCGACCTGATGCCCGGCGACGTGACCGGGTCGATGGTCTACGACGCGCGGACCGCGAAGTTCGAGTTCCGCGAGGGCCCGGTCTTCACCAACCTGCTGCTGGCCGACGAGATCAACCGCACGCCGCCCAAGACGCAGGCGGCGCTGCTGGAGGCGATGGAGGAGCGGCAGGTCAGCATGGACGGGCGGACGATGGCACTGCCCGACCCGTTCGTGGTGGCGGCCACGCAGAACCCGGTGGAGTACGAGGGCACCTACCCGCTGCCCGAGGCCCAGCTCGACCGTTTCCTGGTGAAGCTGATCGTGCCGCTGCCGGAGCGCGCCCAGGAGGTCGAGATGCTCTCCCGGCACGCCGCCGGCTTCGACCCGGGCGACCTGACCGCGGCGGGGGTGCGCGCGGTGGCGGGCGCTCCCGAGCTCAAGGCCGCCCGGGAGGCGGTGCAGACGGTGCACGTCGCCCCCCAGGTGCTCGGCTACATCGTGGACCTGTGCCGGGCCACCCGGATGTCGCCCTCGCTGCTGTTGGGCGCCTCCCCGCGCGGCGCCACCGCGCTGCTGCGCACCAGCCGGGCGTGGGCGTGGCTGTCGGGACGCGACTACGTGACCCCCGACGATGTGAAGGCCCTGGCCAAGGCGACGCTGCGGCACCGTGTCGCGCTGCGCGCCGAGGCGGAGCTGGAGGGCGCGACCACCGACGGCGTGCTCGACGGCGTGCTGGCGTCGGTGCCGGTCCCCCGCTGA
- the mtrA gene encoding MtrAB system response regulator MtrA: MKGRVLVVDDDLALAEMLGIVLRGEGFEPSFVHDGDKALEAFRETKPDLVLLDLMLPGADGIDVCRQIRAESGVPIVMLTAKSDTVDIVLGLESGADDYIVKPFKPKELVARIRVRLRRTEEPAPEVLQIGDITIDVAGHSVRRGDQPISLTPLEFDLLVALARKPRQVFTREVLLEQVWGYRHAADTRLVNVHVQRLRAKIEKDPEHPEIVVTVRGVGYKAGAA; encoded by the coding sequence ATGAAGGGACGCGTACTGGTCGTCGACGACGACCTCGCTCTCGCCGAGATGCTGGGCATCGTGCTCAGAGGTGAAGGCTTCGAGCCGTCGTTCGTGCACGACGGAGACAAGGCTCTGGAGGCTTTCCGCGAGACCAAACCCGACCTGGTGCTGCTGGACCTCATGCTGCCCGGAGCGGACGGCATCGACGTGTGCCGCCAGATCCGCGCCGAGTCCGGGGTGCCCATCGTGATGCTCACCGCCAAGAGCGACACCGTGGACATCGTCCTCGGCCTGGAGTCCGGCGCCGACGACTACATCGTCAAACCGTTCAAGCCCAAGGAGCTGGTGGCCCGCATCCGGGTCCGGCTGCGCCGCACCGAGGAGCCCGCCCCCGAGGTGCTGCAGATCGGCGACATCACCATCGACGTCGCCGGGCACTCCGTCCGCCGCGGCGACCAGCCGATCAGCCTCACTCCCCTGGAGTTCGACCTGCTCGTCGCGCTCGCCCGCAAGCCCCGCCAGGTCTTCACCCGCGAAGTCCTGCTCGAACAGGTCTGGGGGTACCGCCACGCCGCGGACACCCGCCTGGTCAACGTGCACGTCCAGCGGCTCCGGGCCAAGATCGAGAAGGACCCCGAACACCCGGAGATCGTGGTCACCGTGCGGGGCGTCGGGTACAAGGCCGGCGCCGCCTGA
- a CDS encoding DUF4129 domain-containing protein, whose amino-acid sequence MVSREEGARLAWEELSDPAYQEARPSLLERFLAWLDELLGGLLGEAQAVLPGGWWTLGALLVLLLLLVAALVWYLRPGGGSRRAAVLDPAETLTADGHRARAEQHAARGAYAEAIRERLRAIARDLEDRAVLTPRVGRTATELAAETSAVLPDLRAELHRAATLFNDVWYGDREATSGGYGLLCALDGTLRTAVPPTTAEPAR is encoded by the coding sequence ATGGTGAGCCGCGAGGAGGGGGCCCGCCTCGCCTGGGAGGAGCTGTCCGACCCGGCCTACCAGGAGGCCCGCCCGTCCCTGCTGGAACGCTTCCTCGCCTGGCTGGACGAGCTGCTGGGCGGCCTGCTGGGGGAGGCCCAGGCGGTGCTGCCCGGCGGCTGGTGGACCCTGGGGGCGCTGCTGGTGCTCCTCCTCCTGCTGGTCGCGGCACTCGTCTGGTACCTGCGTCCCGGCGGCGGCTCCCGCCGCGCCGCCGTGCTCGACCCCGCCGAAACGCTGACCGCCGACGGCCACCGCGCCCGGGCCGAGCAGCACGCCGCGCGGGGCGCCTACGCCGAGGCGATCCGGGAGCGGCTGCGCGCGATCGCCCGCGACCTGGAGGACCGCGCCGTGCTCACCCCGCGCGTGGGGCGCACCGCCACCGAACTGGCGGCCGAGACCTCCGCGGTGCTGCCGGACCTGCGCGCCGAACTGCACCGGGCCGCGACCCTGTTCAACGACGTCTGGTACGGCGACCGCGAGGCCACCTCCGGGGGCTACGGTCTGCTGTGCGCGCTGGACGGCACGCTGCGCACCGCCGTGCCCCCGACGACCGCGGAGCCCGCCCGATGA